A region from the Canis lupus dingo isolate Sandy chromosome 9, ASM325472v2, whole genome shotgun sequence genome encodes:
- the CBX2 gene encoding chromobox protein homolog 2 isoform X1, translating into MEELSSVGEQVFAAECILSKRLRKGKLEYLVKWRGWSSKHNSWEPEENILDPRLLLAFQKKEHEKEVQNRKRGKRPRGRPRKHTVMSCSRHSKLKEPDAPSKSSSSSSSSTSSSTSSDEEDDSDLDAKRGPRGRETHPVPQKKAQILVAKPELKDPIRKKRGRKPLPPEQKAARRPVSLAKVLKTARKDLGAPASKLPPPLSAPVAGLAALKAHAKEACSGPGAMATPENLASLMKGMAGSPSRGGISWQSSIVHYMNRMSQSQAQAASRLALKAQTAGKCGLGLDLKVRTQKGELGLSSPGSKVPKAPSSGAVEQKVGGAGGPPYIHSISKGPAGCLGPQPAPTQELSLQVLDLQSVKNGTAGVGMVARHATASKGVPATNPTTGKSAGGGLAGGSGATVPSDTSKSEKLASRVAALPTSAGKRDCMKGSAAPSSQEGHTAPGDARKLALPSELSAGEESSSDSDPGSASPPGARQNPSVSVQTSQDWKPTRSLIEHVFVTDVTANLITVTVKESPTSVGFFNLRHY; encoded by the exons ATGGAGGAGCTGAGCAGCGTGGGCGAGCAGGTCTTCGCCGCCGAGTGCATCCTGAGCAAGCGGCTCCGCAAG GGCAAGCTGGAGTACCTGGTCAAGTGGCGCGGCTGGTCCTCCAA ACACAACAGCTGGGAGCCAGAGGAAAATATCCTGGACCCAAGGCTGCTCCTGGCCTTCCAGAAGAA GGAACACGAGAAGGAGGTGCAGAACCGGAAGAGAGGCAAGCGGCCCAGGGGCAGGCCAAGGAAGCACACGGTGATGTCCTGCAGCCGGCACTCCAAACTCAAG GAACCCGACGCTCCCTCCAAATCCAgcagctcctcctcttcctccacgtCTTCTTCCACTTCCTCAGATGAAGAGGACGACAGTGATTTAGATGCCAAGAGGGGTCCCCGGGGCCGCGAGACCCACCCAGTGCCTCAGAAGAAGGCCCAGATCTTGGTGGCCAAACCGGAATTGAAGGACCCCATCCGGAAAAAGCGAGGCCGCaagcccctgcccccagagcagaAGGCGGCCCGGAGACCCGTGAGCCTGGCCAAGGTGCTGAAGACTGCCCGGAAGGACCTGGGGGCGCCGGCCAGCAAGCTGCCCCCACCGCTCAGCGCCCCCGTGGCAGGCCTGGCAGCCCTGAAGGCCCACGCCAAGGAGGCGTGCAGTGGCCCCGGTGCCATGGCCACCCCGGAGAACCTGGCCAGCCTGATGAAGGGCATGGCCGGCAGCCCCAGCCGGGGCGGCATCAGCTGGCAGAGCTCCATCGTGCACTACATGAACCGAATGAGCCAGAGCCAGGCCCAGGCTGCCAGCAGACTGGCGCTCAAGGCCCAGACCGCCGGCAAGTGCGGCCTCGGGCTGGACCTCAAGGTGAGGACGCAGAAGGGGGAGCTGGGGTTAAGCTCCCCAGGAAGCAAAGTCCCAAAGGCCCCCAGCAGTGGGGCTGTGGAGCAGAAAGTGGGAGGCGCAGGGGGGCCCCCCTACATCCACAGTATCAGCAAGGGCCCTGCTGGGTGCCTGGGCCCCCAGCCTGCACCCACCCAGGAGCTGAGCCTCCAGGTCTTGGACTTACAGAGTGTCAAGAACGGCACAGCTGGGGTGGGCATGGTTGCCCGCCATGCCACGGCCAGCAAGGGTGTCCCTGCCACCAACCCAACCACCGGGAAGAGCGCTGGGGGTGGCCTCGCCGGGGGGAGTGGGGCCACCGTGCCCTCCGACACTAGCAAGAGTGAGAAGCTGGCTTCCCGGGTGGCAGCTCTGCCCACTTCTGCAGGCAAGAGGGACTGTATGAAGGGCAGCGCGGCCCCCAGCAGTCAGGAGGGCCATACAGCCCCCGGCGACGCCCGCAAGTTGGCCTTGCCTTCAGAGCTGAGCGCTGGCGAGGAGAGTAGCTCCGACTCAGACCCCGGCTCCGCCTCGCCACCCGGCGCCAGACAAAACCCATCAGTGTCGGTTCAGACCAGCCAGGACTGGAAGCCCACCCGCAGCCTCATTGAGCACGTCTTCGTCACCGACGTCACTGCCAACCTCATCACGGTCACGGTGAAGGAGTCCCCTACCAGTGTGGGCTTCTTCAACCTGAGACATTACTGA
- the CBX2 gene encoding chromobox protein homolog 2 isoform X2, which produces MSCSRHSKLKEPDAPSKSSSSSSSSTSSSTSSDEEDDSDLDAKRGPRGRETHPVPQKKAQILVAKPELKDPIRKKRGRKPLPPEQKAARRPVSLAKVLKTARKDLGAPASKLPPPLSAPVAGLAALKAHAKEACSGPGAMATPENLASLMKGMAGSPSRGGISWQSSIVHYMNRMSQSQAQAASRLALKAQTAGKCGLGLDLKVRTQKGELGLSSPGSKVPKAPSSGAVEQKVGGAGGPPYIHSISKGPAGCLGPQPAPTQELSLQVLDLQSVKNGTAGVGMVARHATASKGVPATNPTTGKSAGGGLAGGSGATVPSDTSKSEKLASRVAALPTSAGKRDCMKGSAAPSSQEGHTAPGDARKLALPSELSAGEESSSDSDPGSASPPGARQNPSVSVQTSQDWKPTRSLIEHVFVTDVTANLITVTVKESPTSVGFFNLRHY; this is translated from the exons ATGTCCTGCAGCCGGCACTCCAAACTCAAG GAACCCGACGCTCCCTCCAAATCCAgcagctcctcctcttcctccacgtCTTCTTCCACTTCCTCAGATGAAGAGGACGACAGTGATTTAGATGCCAAGAGGGGTCCCCGGGGCCGCGAGACCCACCCAGTGCCTCAGAAGAAGGCCCAGATCTTGGTGGCCAAACCGGAATTGAAGGACCCCATCCGGAAAAAGCGAGGCCGCaagcccctgcccccagagcagaAGGCGGCCCGGAGACCCGTGAGCCTGGCCAAGGTGCTGAAGACTGCCCGGAAGGACCTGGGGGCGCCGGCCAGCAAGCTGCCCCCACCGCTCAGCGCCCCCGTGGCAGGCCTGGCAGCCCTGAAGGCCCACGCCAAGGAGGCGTGCAGTGGCCCCGGTGCCATGGCCACCCCGGAGAACCTGGCCAGCCTGATGAAGGGCATGGCCGGCAGCCCCAGCCGGGGCGGCATCAGCTGGCAGAGCTCCATCGTGCACTACATGAACCGAATGAGCCAGAGCCAGGCCCAGGCTGCCAGCAGACTGGCGCTCAAGGCCCAGACCGCCGGCAAGTGCGGCCTCGGGCTGGACCTCAAGGTGAGGACGCAGAAGGGGGAGCTGGGGTTAAGCTCCCCAGGAAGCAAAGTCCCAAAGGCCCCCAGCAGTGGGGCTGTGGAGCAGAAAGTGGGAGGCGCAGGGGGGCCCCCCTACATCCACAGTATCAGCAAGGGCCCTGCTGGGTGCCTGGGCCCCCAGCCTGCACCCACCCAGGAGCTGAGCCTCCAGGTCTTGGACTTACAGAGTGTCAAGAACGGCACAGCTGGGGTGGGCATGGTTGCCCGCCATGCCACGGCCAGCAAGGGTGTCCCTGCCACCAACCCAACCACCGGGAAGAGCGCTGGGGGTGGCCTCGCCGGGGGGAGTGGGGCCACCGTGCCCTCCGACACTAGCAAGAGTGAGAAGCTGGCTTCCCGGGTGGCAGCTCTGCCCACTTCTGCAGGCAAGAGGGACTGTATGAAGGGCAGCGCGGCCCCCAGCAGTCAGGAGGGCCATACAGCCCCCGGCGACGCCCGCAAGTTGGCCTTGCCTTCAGAGCTGAGCGCTGGCGAGGAGAGTAGCTCCGACTCAGACCCCGGCTCCGCCTCGCCACCCGGCGCCAGACAAAACCCATCAGTGTCGGTTCAGACCAGCCAGGACTGGAAGCCCACCCGCAGCCTCATTGAGCACGTCTTCGTCACCGACGTCACTGCCAACCTCATCACGGTCACGGTGAAGGAGTCCCCTACCAGTGTGGGCTTCTTCAACCTGAGACATTACTGA